The following coding sequences lie in one Pseudomonas sp. B33.4 genomic window:
- a CDS encoding magnesium and cobalt transport protein CorA has protein sequence MGRVVAAAVYSAGKKVTNISLDEGAAWAAKTGHFVWIGLEEPDAQELSNLQRQFNLHELAIEDALEKHSRPKLETFGDALFIVTYSPIRENGILQFIETHIFAGKGYIITARNGHSASYAHVRQRCEARPLLLEHGEDFVLYALLDFVIENYQPVGEAIHAEIDELERNVLCSALNERDIQKLHGLRRDVVRLRRYAAPMVEIGEELQKLSFPFIDKNMRPYFRDVQIHVTRQMEDLSTLADIASQTIEIGVLLEASRQSVVQRKFAAWAAILAFPTAVAGIYGMNFQNMPELSWHYGYFGVLGFITVGCVSLWASFKKSGWL, from the coding sequence TCGACGAAGGCGCTGCCTGGGCTGCGAAAACCGGACATTTTGTCTGGATCGGTCTGGAGGAGCCGGACGCTCAAGAGCTGTCCAACCTGCAACGTCAGTTCAACCTGCACGAACTGGCCATAGAAGATGCCCTGGAAAAACACAGCCGACCAAAGCTGGAAACCTTTGGCGACGCTTTGTTTATCGTCACCTACTCGCCCATCCGCGAAAACGGCATTCTGCAGTTCATCGAAACGCACATCTTCGCGGGCAAGGGCTACATCATCACGGCACGCAACGGTCACTCGGCGTCCTACGCCCATGTCCGCCAACGCTGCGAGGCGCGTCCGCTGTTGCTGGAGCATGGGGAGGATTTCGTACTCTATGCACTGCTCGACTTTGTCATCGAAAACTACCAGCCGGTCGGGGAAGCGATCCATGCCGAAATCGATGAACTGGAGCGCAACGTACTGTGTAGCGCGCTGAATGAGCGTGACATTCAGAAGCTGCATGGCTTGCGCCGCGATGTCGTGCGCCTGCGCCGATACGCGGCGCCGATGGTGGAAATTGGCGAGGAACTGCAGAAGCTGAGCTTCCCGTTTATCGACAAGAATATGCGCCCGTACTTCCGCGATGTGCAGATCCACGTAACGCGGCAGATGGAAGACCTGAGCACTTTGGCCGACATCGCCAGCCAGACCATCGAGATCGGTGTGTTGCTCGAGGCTTCACGGCAAAGTGTGGTACAGCGCAAGTTTGCTGCCTGGGCGGCGATCCTGGCGTTTCCGACGGCGGTGGCGGGGATTTACGGGATGAACTTCCAGAACATGCCGGAGTTGAGCTGGCACTACGGCTATTTCGGTGTACTGGGGTTTATTACGGTGGGATGTGTAAGTTTGTGGGCGAGTTTCAAAAAGTCCGGGTGGTTATAG